A stretch of the Chitiniphilus purpureus genome encodes the following:
- a CDS encoding ArsC family reductase produces the protein MKLYGIPNCDTVKKARAWLAEAGLEYAWHDYKKQGVDRALLQGWIGQRGWEVLVNKSGTTWRKLDDDSKAAVHDAESAIALMLSQPSVIKRPVLEHDGKILVGFNPNDYAAFLK, from the coding sequence ATGAAGCTCTACGGCATTCCCAACTGCGACACCGTGAAGAAGGCACGTGCCTGGCTGGCCGAGGCCGGGCTTGAATACGCTTGGCACGACTACAAGAAGCAAGGCGTGGACCGGGCGCTGTTGCAGGGCTGGATCGGGCAACGCGGCTGGGAAGTGCTGGTGAACAAGTCCGGCACCACTTGGCGCAAGTTGGACGACGACAGCAAAGCCGCGGTGCACGACGCCGAGTCGGCCATTGCGCTGATGCTCTCGCAACCCAGTGTCATCAAGCGCCCCGTGCTCGAACACGATGGTAAGATTCTGGTCGGCTTCAACCCCAACGATTATGCGGCCTTCCTGAAATGA
- the tilS gene encoding tRNA lysidine(34) synthetase TilS encodes MAASIARHLPPGSRHVCIGLSGGLDSMVLLAVLLALRDTLGLQLSAVHVHHGLSPHADAWADFVAAQCAALQVPCRVERVRLSGVAELGVEAAARNARYAVLSGCEADAVMLAHHRNDQAETVLLNLLRGAGPAGLAAMPPMRRLTPALLLLRPLLDVPRAALLHYAQAHGLAWIEDESNADTRFDRNFLRLRALPLLRERFAGLDETLARAAAHLAEAQALLSAYGALDAQAYRHTVPERFDARRALAELGEARARHALRIWLGLLGIVPDERAFAALWAQTLSRPDAQPSWRWRGHGLRRHRGQWYPVGPLAGPGPALRIVWRDGQPDTLAGWQGRLVWQRAPDGLAPVGLARGALEVRPRQGGEVLQVRRHGPHRPLKLLFQEAGVPPWLRECLPLLYLDGTLVAVPGVALAAAATAADGWWPQWQIEPAATP; translated from the coding sequence GTGGCCGCATCCATTGCCCGCCACCTGCCGCCCGGCAGCCGTCATGTCTGCATCGGCCTCTCCGGCGGGCTCGATTCCATGGTGCTGCTCGCGGTGCTGCTGGCACTGCGCGATACGCTTGGCCTGCAGCTGAGCGCCGTGCATGTGCATCACGGCCTGTCGCCCCATGCCGATGCCTGGGCTGACTTCGTCGCCGCGCAGTGTGCGGCATTGCAGGTACCCTGCCGTGTTGAACGCGTCCGCCTGAGCGGGGTGGCCGAGCTGGGGGTCGAAGCGGCCGCCCGCAATGCGCGCTACGCCGTGCTCTCGGGATGTGAGGCTGATGCGGTGATGCTGGCGCATCACCGCAATGATCAGGCCGAGACGGTGCTGCTCAACCTGTTGCGGGGGGCCGGTCCGGCCGGACTTGCGGCAATGCCGCCGATGCGCCGGCTTACACCGGCCCTGCTGCTGCTGCGGCCCTTGCTCGACGTACCGCGTGCTGCGCTGCTGCACTATGCCCAGGCGCATGGGCTGGCGTGGATCGAGGACGAAAGCAATGCCGACACGCGCTTTGACCGCAATTTCCTGCGGTTGCGCGCGCTACCGCTGTTGCGCGAGCGCTTTGCCGGGCTCGACGAGACGCTGGCACGCGCAGCGGCCCACCTGGCAGAGGCACAGGCCTTGCTCTCGGCCTACGGCGCACTCGATGCCCAGGCCTATCGGCACACTGTACCGGAGCGTTTCGATGCCAGACGCGCACTGGCGGAGCTGGGCGAGGCACGTGCGCGCCATGCGCTGCGCATCTGGCTCGGGCTGTTGGGGATCGTCCCGGACGAACGCGCTTTCGCAGCATTGTGGGCGCAGACCCTGAGCAGGCCCGACGCCCAGCCGTCGTGGCGCTGGCGCGGTCATGGATTGCGGCGCCACCGAGGCCAGTGGTACCCGGTGGGCCCGCTCGCGGGGCCCGGCCCGGCGCTGCGGATCGTATGGCGGGATGGCCAGCCAGACACATTGGCAGGCTGGCAGGGCAGGTTGGTGTGGCAACGGGCGCCGGATGGACTGGCCCCGGTGGGCCTGGCGCGCGGCGCGCTCGAAGTCCGGCCTCGCCAGGGGGGTGAAGTGCTGCAGGTGCGCAGGCACGGCCCGCATCGCCCCCTCAAACTGTTGTTCCAGGAGGCGGGCGTGCCGCCATGGCTGCGCGAGTGCCTGCCGCTGTTGTATCTGGACGGTACTTTGGTCGCCGTGCCCGGGGTGGCGCTTGCCGCCGCAGCCACTGCCGCAGATGGCTGGTGGCCGCAGTGGCAGATCGAGCCCGCAGCGACGCCCTGA
- the fliW gene encoding flagellar assembly protein FliW, which produces MQTINTRFGNVEVDPDTILTFPRGLPGFEQCTRYKLLHEDNPQPKVLWLQSLDDPDLAFSVINSELFGVNYQIQLSDEECALLQLQRPEDVLLLLMLMRPDRNEGIRANTCAPLVLNVSSRIGFQKTGLRADIVFSNLC; this is translated from the coding sequence ATGCAAACCATCAATACCCGTTTTGGCAATGTCGAGGTCGATCCGGACACCATCCTGACCTTTCCGCGTGGCTTGCCCGGTTTCGAGCAGTGCACGCGCTACAAGTTGCTGCATGAGGACAACCCGCAGCCCAAGGTGCTCTGGCTGCAATCGTTGGACGATCCGGACTTGGCGTTCAGCGTCATCAACAGTGAACTGTTCGGCGTCAACTACCAGATCCAGCTCAGCGACGAGGAATGTGCGCTGCTGCAGTTGCAGCGCCCCGAAGATGTGCTGCTGCTGTTGATGCTGATGCGTCCGGACCGGAACGAGGGGATCCGTGCCAATACCTGTGCGCCGCTCGTCCTCAATGTCAGCAGTCGTATCGGTTTCCAGAAGACTGGATTGCGCGCAGATATCGTCTTCAGCAATCTTTGCTGA
- the fadD gene encoding long-chain-fatty-acid--CoA ligase FadD: MDRPWLASYPSHAPHQIDVEAFSSIPDVFARSVQKYADRPAFVNMGKSLTYRQISERAQAFATFLQQDLKLARGTRVAVMMPNLLQYPIAIFGILQAGMTVVNVNPLYTPRELEHQLKDSGAEAIVIVANFAHTLAKVIGQTSVKHIILTQIGDQLDFPKRQLVNLVVRHVKRMVPDYALPDAIPFNSALARGARHTFEPVRVTLDDLAFLQYTGGTTGVAKGAMLTHGNIVANMQQAHTWISDVIDEGGEWIVTALPLYHIFCLTANCMIFTKAGATNLLITNPRDIPNFIKELARYPVTCMTGVNTLFNALLNRPEFAQLDFSRWKLALGGGMAVQHAVADKWQKITGVPLIEAYGLTETSPAAMINPLTLKEYNGMIGLPLPNTDAQIRDGEGRALPAGERGELCIKGPQVMKGYWNRPDETAKVLGEDGFLATGDIAVMSTTGYFKLVDRKKDMILISGFNVYPNEIEDVVANHPGVLEVACIGVQDEKTGEALKLFVVKRDPALTAEDVIAYCRENLTNYKVPKQVEFRTELPKSNVGKILRRELRTTQ; the protein is encoded by the coding sequence ATGGACCGCCCCTGGCTTGCCAGCTATCCCAGCCATGCGCCGCATCAGATCGATGTGGAAGCCTTCAGCTCGATCCCGGACGTATTCGCCCGCTCGGTCCAGAAGTACGCCGACCGGCCGGCCTTCGTGAACATGGGCAAATCGCTCACCTACCGGCAGATCAGCGAGCGCGCCCAGGCCTTCGCAACCTTCCTGCAGCAGGACCTCAAGCTTGCGCGCGGCACACGGGTGGCAGTGATGATGCCCAATCTGCTGCAGTATCCGATCGCCATCTTCGGCATCCTGCAGGCCGGCATGACGGTGGTGAACGTCAATCCGCTCTACACGCCGCGCGAGCTGGAGCATCAGCTCAAGGACTCCGGTGCCGAGGCGATCGTGATCGTCGCCAACTTCGCACACACACTGGCCAAGGTGATCGGGCAGACCTCGGTCAAACACATCATCCTGACCCAGATCGGCGACCAGCTCGATTTTCCGAAGCGCCAGCTCGTCAATCTGGTGGTCAGGCATGTCAAGCGCATGGTGCCGGACTATGCGCTGCCCGATGCAATCCCATTCAACAGCGCGCTCGCCCGCGGCGCGCGGCATACGTTCGAGCCGGTGCGGGTCACGCTGGACGATCTGGCCTTCCTGCAATACACCGGCGGCACCACCGGCGTGGCCAAGGGCGCAATGCTGACGCATGGCAACATCGTGGCCAACATGCAGCAGGCGCACACCTGGATCAGCGACGTGATCGACGAGGGCGGCGAATGGATCGTCACCGCGCTGCCGCTGTATCACATCTTCTGCCTGACCGCGAACTGCATGATCTTCACCAAGGCGGGCGCCACCAATCTGCTGATCACCAACCCGCGCGACATCCCCAACTTCATCAAGGAACTGGCACGGTATCCGGTCACCTGCATGACCGGGGTGAATACGCTTTTCAACGCGCTCCTCAACCGGCCCGAGTTCGCCCAACTCGACTTCAGTCGCTGGAAGCTTGCGCTGGGCGGCGGGATGGCGGTGCAGCATGCGGTGGCGGACAAATGGCAGAAGATCACCGGCGTGCCGCTGATCGAAGCCTACGGGCTGACCGAGACCTCGCCGGCGGCGATGATCAACCCGCTCACGCTCAAGGAATACAACGGCATGATCGGCCTGCCCCTGCCCAACACCGACGCGCAGATACGCGACGGCGAAGGGCGTGCCCTGCCGGCCGGCGAGCGCGGCGAACTGTGCATCAAGGGGCCACAGGTGATGAAAGGGTACTGGAACCGCCCGGACGAAACCGCCAAGGTGCTGGGCGAGGACGGCTTTCTCGCCACCGGGGATATCGCGGTGATGTCGACTACGGGCTACTTCAAGCTGGTCGATCGCAAGAAGGACATGATCCTGATCTCGGGCTTCAATGTGTATCCCAACGAGATCGAGGACGTGGTGGCCAATCATCCCGGCGTACTGGAAGTGGCCTGCATCGGGGTGCAGGATGAAAAGACCGGCGAGGCGCTCAAGCTGTTCGTGGTCAAGCGCGACCCGGCACTGACCGCCGAGGACGTCATCGCCTACTGTCGTGAGAATCTGACCAATTATAAGGTGCCCAAGCAGGTTGAATTCCGAACCGAGCTGCCCAAGTCGAATGTCGGTAAGATTCTGCGCAGGGAGTTGCGTACAACCCAATAA
- the dapE gene encoding succinyl-diaminopimelate desuccinylase, with product MSNPTLDLTIQLMKQPSVTPNDADCQQIIARRLEQLGFQIEHLRFEDVDNLWARRGSQGPVLVFAGHTDVVPTGPIERWHSDPFAPVVRDDHLYGRGAADMKASLAAFVTATEDFLATHPEPRGSIAFLLTSDEEGPARHGTVKVIDTLRARGEALDYCIVGEPTSAEAFGDTIKNGRRGSLSGHLTVHGVQGHIAYPHLAKNPIHLLAPALDELARTEWDKGNVHFPPTTWQVSNIHGGTGATNVIPGTVELQFNFRFSTENTAESLQRKVHAVLDAHGLEHEIEWTLSGEPFLTDHGELIDAIRGAVARVTGSVPVLNTTGGTSDGRFIAKHCPQVVEFGPLNRTIHKLNECVAVADLPKLSAIYRKTMEALLT from the coding sequence ATGAGCAATCCCACGCTGGATCTGACGATCCAACTGATGAAGCAGCCCTCGGTCACACCGAATGACGCGGACTGCCAGCAGATCATCGCCCGCAGGCTGGAGCAGCTGGGCTTTCAGATCGAGCATCTGCGTTTCGAAGACGTGGACAACCTTTGGGCTCGCCGCGGCAGTCAGGGGCCGGTGCTGGTGTTTGCCGGCCATACCGACGTAGTGCCCACCGGACCGATCGAGCGCTGGCACTCCGATCCGTTCGCTCCGGTGGTGCGGGACGACCATCTCTACGGTCGCGGCGCCGCCGACATGAAGGCGTCCCTGGCCGCCTTCGTCACGGCCACCGAGGATTTTCTCGCCACCCACCCGGAGCCGCGCGGCTCGATCGCGTTCCTGCTGACTTCGGACGAGGAAGGCCCGGCGCGCCACGGCACGGTGAAAGTGATCGATACGCTGCGCGCACGCGGCGAGGCACTCGACTATTGCATCGTCGGCGAACCGACCAGCGCGGAAGCCTTTGGCGACACCATCAAGAATGGCCGCCGCGGGTCATTGTCCGGCCATCTGACCGTGCATGGCGTGCAGGGCCATATCGCCTACCCCCATCTGGCGAAGAATCCGATCCACCTGCTTGCGCCGGCGCTCGACGAGCTGGCCCGGACCGAATGGGACAAGGGCAACGTCCATTTCCCGCCGACCACTTGGCAGGTTTCCAATATCCACGGCGGCACCGGCGCCACCAACGTGATTCCGGGAACCGTGGAACTGCAGTTCAATTTCCGCTTCTCGACCGAGAACACAGCCGAATCGCTGCAGCGGAAGGTGCACGCCGTTCTCGATGCGCACGGGCTGGAGCACGAGATCGAGTGGACACTCAGCGGCGAGCCGTTCCTGACCGATCATGGCGAGCTGATCGATGCCATCCGCGGCGCAGTGGCCAGGGTGACCGGCAGCGTGCCGGTGCTCAATACCACCGGCGGCACCTCGGATGGGCGCTTCATCGCCAAGCATTGCCCGCAGGTGGTCGAATTCGGACCGCTGAACCGCACCATCCACAAGCTCAACGAATGCGTGGCCGTGGCGGATCTGCCGAAACTGTCGGCGATCTACCGCAAGACCATGGAAGCACTGCTGACCTGA
- the flgM gene encoding flagellar biosynthesis anti-sigma factor FlgM — protein sequence MKIDHSGKSTLAPVSRNTERQNEVAKPTVAPAQDESVTLNPLAAQIGQADEAAPFDSARVQALRQAIAEGRFTVKPEAIADKLLASVQELLRD from the coding sequence ATGAAGATCGATCACTCCGGCAAGAGCACCCTGGCCCCCGTCAGCCGCAATACCGAGCGGCAGAACGAAGTTGCCAAGCCTACCGTGGCGCCTGCGCAGGACGAGAGCGTGACGTTGAACCCGCTGGCGGCCCAGATCGGTCAGGCAGATGAAGCCGCGCCTTTCGACAGCGCGCGGGTGCAGGCACTGCGCCAGGCGATCGCCGAGGGCCGTTTCACCGTGAAGCCCGAAGCCATTGCCGACAAGCTGCTTGCCAGCGTCCAGGAGCTGTTACGTGACTGA
- the rimP gene encoding ribosome maturation factor RimP, translated as MAVNLQEVVETTLAALGYELVDLEIGQRGLMRLFIDRPGGITVEDCVSVSNHFTRLFMVEGIDYERLEVSSPGLDRVLKKPADFERFAGQMVKVKLRLPLPDKRKRLVGTLIGLEGDAVQIECDGERLALPLSQLDKVRLEPQF; from the coding sequence ATGGCAGTCAACCTGCAGGAAGTCGTCGAAACCACGCTGGCCGCGCTCGGCTATGAACTCGTTGATCTGGAGATCGGCCAGCGCGGCCTGATGCGCCTGTTCATCGACCGGCCGGGCGGCATCACCGTCGAGGATTGTGTCAGCGTCAGCAATCATTTCACCCGCCTGTTCATGGTCGAAGGCATCGACTACGAGCGGCTCGAAGTCTCGTCCCCTGGCCTTGACCGCGTGCTGAAGAAACCGGCGGATTTCGAGCGCTTTGCCGGGCAGATGGTCAAGGTCAAGTTGCGCCTGCCCCTGCCGGACAAGCGCAAGCGCCTGGTTGGCACGCTCATCGGTCTCGAAGGAGACGCGGTGCAGATCGAGTGCGACGGCGAGCGCCTGGCGCTGCCGCTGTCGCAGTTGGACAAGGTCCGGCTGGAGCCCCAGTTCTGA
- a CDS encoding PilT/PilU family type 4a pilus ATPase, translating into MNLLPFFKLMAEKQASDLFLSSNSPITIKISGVCHPVNNQVLGAEHVKQLVYQLLRPDQIARFEEDLELNLGLPLEGIGNFRLNIFRTRGTVAMVARFIRPRALSVEELRLPPLLKELVMEKRGIVLMVGATGSGKSSTVAAMLEHRNALHPGHILTVEDPIEYLYSHKKSLVNQREIGVDTKSYGEALKNAMREAPDVLMIGEIRDRETMNYAMQYAQAGHLCLSTLHANNSYHSLSRIVNFFPQDARESLLYDLSTALRAIISQRLVRDRQGRLVPAVEVMLNTNRIAELIRNGQLADIKEAMEQSLSEGSQTFEQALYRLYRDGEVELDEALRNADSATNLAWMVNNAQTVEEQQAAKRAPQPAAAPPQQDTQINFDIPLH; encoded by the coding sequence ATGAACCTGTTGCCCTTCTTCAAGCTGATGGCCGAAAAACAGGCATCCGACCTGTTCCTGTCCAGCAATTCGCCGATCACGATCAAGATCAGCGGCGTGTGCCACCCGGTGAACAATCAGGTGCTCGGGGCCGAGCACGTCAAGCAGCTGGTCTACCAGCTGCTGCGGCCCGACCAGATCGCCCGCTTCGAAGAAGATCTCGAACTCAACCTGGGGTTGCCGCTCGAGGGGATCGGCAACTTCCGTCTCAATATCTTCCGCACCCGGGGCACGGTGGCGATGGTGGCCCGCTTCATCCGGCCGCGCGCGCTGAGCGTCGAGGAGCTGCGTCTGCCGCCACTGCTCAAGGAGCTGGTGATGGAAAAGCGCGGCATCGTGCTGATGGTGGGCGCCACCGGTTCGGGCAAGTCCTCGACCGTGGCGGCCATGCTGGAGCACCGCAATGCGCTGCACCCGGGGCATATCCTCACCGTCGAGGACCCGATCGAATACCTGTATTCGCACAAGAAGAGCCTGGTCAACCAGCGCGAGATCGGTGTGGATACCAAGAGCTACGGCGAGGCGCTGAAGAACGCGATGCGCGAAGCGCCTGACGTGCTGATGATCGGCGAGATCCGCGACCGCGAGACCATGAACTACGCGATGCAATATGCCCAGGCCGGCCATCTGTGCCTGTCCACCCTGCATGCCAACAACAGTTACCACTCGCTGTCGCGCATCGTGAACTTCTTTCCGCAGGACGCGCGCGAGTCATTGCTGTATGACCTCTCGACGGCATTGCGCGCCATCATCTCGCAGCGCCTGGTCCGCGACCGGCAAGGGCGGCTGGTTCCGGCGGTGGAGGTCATGCTCAATACCAACCGGATTGCCGAACTGATCCGCAACGGCCAGCTCGCGGACATCAAGGAGGCAATGGAGCAGTCGCTGTCCGAAGGTTCGCAGACGTTCGAGCAGGCACTGTATCGCCTTTACCGCGACGGCGAGGTCGAACTCGACGAAGCGCTGCGCAACGCCGATTCGGCCACCAACCTCGCTTGGATGGTGAACAACGCGCAGACCGTCGAGGAGCAGCAGGCCGCCAAACGCGCGCCGCAGCCCGCAGCGGCACCACCCCAGCAGGATACCCAGATCAATTTCGACATCCCGCTGCACTGA
- the nusA gene encoding transcription termination factor NusA: MSREILLLVDALAREKNVDKDVVFTALEMALASATKKRYDDEVDIRVQIDRDSGDYRSFRVWTVVEDNDHEEPSRQIAITDAPDYDKDLLVGDAWEEELEPIEFGRIGAQTAKQVILQKIRDAEREQNLNDFLERREHIVSGTIKRIERGNAIIELGKLEAILPRDQMIPKENLRVGDRVRAFLLRIDRLGRGPQLVLSRTAPEFMAKLFEMEVPEIENGLIELMGVARDPGMRAKIAVKSNDQRVDPQGTCIGVRGSRVNAVTNELAGERVDIILWSSDPAQFVIGALSPADVSSIVVDEDSHAMDVIVDEENLAMSIGRGGQNVKLASELTGWKLNIMTVDEAEQKHEEEFSKVRELFIQALDVDEEVANVLVQEGFNTLEEVAYVPLDEMLEIEAFDEDTVNELRARARDALLTQAIVREEKLEHQSEDLKTLEGMTPELAAALAEHEIHTRDDLAELAVDELTEMTGISEENAKQLIMKAREHWFA; encoded by the coding sequence ATGAGCCGTGAAATTCTGCTGCTGGTTGATGCGCTCGCCCGCGAAAAGAACGTAGACAAGGATGTGGTCTTCACCGCGCTGGAGATGGCGCTCGCGTCGGCCACCAAGAAGCGCTACGACGATGAGGTGGATATCCGTGTCCAGATCGACCGGGACAGCGGCGACTACCGCTCGTTCCGGGTGTGGACCGTGGTCGAGGACAACGATCACGAAGAACCTAGTCGTCAGATCGCCATCACCGATGCGCCTGACTACGACAAGGACCTCCTGGTGGGCGATGCCTGGGAGGAGGAGCTTGAGCCGATCGAGTTCGGCCGCATCGGCGCGCAGACCGCCAAGCAGGTCATCCTGCAGAAGATCCGCGATGCCGAGCGCGAGCAGAACCTGAACGACTTCCTGGAGCGGCGCGAACATATCGTGTCCGGCACCATCAAGCGTATCGAGCGCGGCAACGCCATCATCGAGCTGGGCAAGCTCGAAGCCATCCTGCCGCGCGACCAGATGATCCCCAAGGAGAACCTGCGCGTGGGCGACCGTGTCCGCGCCTTCCTGCTGCGCATCGATCGCCTGGGACGTGGCCCGCAGCTCGTGCTGTCGCGGACCGCGCCCGAGTTCATGGCCAAGCTCTTCGAGATGGAAGTGCCCGAGATCGAGAATGGCCTGATCGAGCTGATGGGGGTGGCACGCGATCCGGGCATGCGTGCCAAGATCGCGGTCAAATCCAACGACCAGCGGGTCGATCCGCAGGGCACCTGCATCGGTGTACGCGGTTCACGCGTCAATGCGGTCACCAATGAGCTGGCTGGCGAACGGGTCGACATCATCCTGTGGTCGTCCGATCCGGCGCAGTTCGTGATCGGCGCGCTGTCGCCGGCCGATGTCAGCTCCATCGTGGTCGACGAGGACAGCCACGCGATGGATGTGATCGTCGATGAGGAGAACCTCGCGATGTCGATCGGCCGGGGCGGCCAGAACGTGAAGCTCGCCTCCGAGCTGACCGGCTGGAAGCTCAACATCATGACCGTCGACGAAGCCGAGCAGAAGCACGAGGAGGAGTTCTCCAAGGTACGCGAGCTCTTCATTCAGGCGCTGGATGTCGACGAGGAAGTGGCCAACGTGCTGGTGCAGGAAGGATTCAACACGCTGGAAGAGGTGGCGTACGTGCCGCTCGACGAAATGCTGGAGATCGAGGCATTCGACGAGGACACGGTCAACGAGCTGCGTGCGCGTGCCCGCGATGCACTGCTGACGCAGGCGATCGTGCGCGAGGAAAAGCTCGAGCACCAGTCCGAGGACCTGAAGACACTGGAAGGCATGACCCCGGAGCTCGCCGCCGCACTTGCCGAGCACGAGATACATACCCGCGATGACCTTGCCGAGCTGGCGGTGGACGAGCTCACCGAAATGACGGGCATCAGCGAGGAGAACGCGAAGCAACTGATCATGAAGGCACGCGAGCACTGGTTTGCGTGA
- a CDS encoding acetyl-CoA carboxylase carboxyltransferase subunit alpha → MKTTFLDFEQPIAELENKIEQLRFVQDDSAVDISAEIGHLEKKSQELTKTIYAKLSATQISQVARHPQRPYTLDYIKAICTDFEELHGDRSYADDPAIVGGLARFNGQSVMVIGHQKGRDTKERQYRNFGMPRPEGYRKALRLMKLAEKFNLPVFTFVDTPGAYPGIGAEERGQSEAIGRNLFEMAKLRVPVVTTVIGEGGSGGALAIAVGDIVMMLQYSTYSVISPEGCASILWKTAEKAPDAAEAMGITATRLKTLGLVDKVIPEPVGGAHRNPAQMMAAIKKAIADALKGLQEKSVDELLEARFQRLMDYGKFKEVSVA, encoded by the coding sequence ATGAAGACCACGTTTCTGGATTTCGAGCAGCCGATCGCGGAGCTCGAGAACAAGATCGAGCAATTGCGTTTCGTCCAGGACGATTCGGCAGTGGATATCTCGGCCGAGATCGGCCACCTGGAAAAGAAAAGTCAGGAGCTGACCAAGACCATCTATGCCAAGTTGAGCGCAACGCAGATCTCGCAGGTGGCGCGCCACCCGCAGCGACCGTATACGCTCGACTACATCAAGGCGATCTGTACCGACTTCGAGGAGCTGCACGGCGATCGCAGCTATGCGGATGATCCGGCCATCGTCGGCGGGCTCGCGCGTTTCAACGGCCAGAGCGTCATGGTGATCGGGCATCAGAAGGGGCGCGACACCAAGGAGCGCCAGTACCGCAACTTCGGCATGCCGCGCCCCGAGGGCTATCGCAAGGCGCTGCGGCTGATGAAGCTGGCCGAGAAGTTCAATCTGCCGGTGTTCACCTTTGTCGATACGCCGGGGGCCTATCCGGGTATCGGCGCCGAAGAGCGCGGGCAATCCGAGGCCATCGGGCGCAACCTCTTCGAAATGGCCAAGCTGCGGGTGCCGGTCGTCACCACGGTGATCGGTGAAGGCGGCTCGGGCGGGGCGTTGGCGATCGCGGTCGGCGATATCGTGATGATGCTGCAGTATTCGACCTACTCGGTGATTTCGCCTGAAGGCTGCGCCTCCATCCTGTGGAAGACCGCCGAAAAGGCGCCGGACGCCGCCGAGGCCATGGGCATCACTGCCACCCGTCTGAAGACGTTGGGTCTGGTGGACAAGGTGATCCCCGAGCCGGTGGGTGGGGCGCACCGCAATCCCGCACAGATGATGGCAGCGATAAAGAAGGCCATTGCCGACGCCTTGAAGGGCCTGCAGGAGAAATCGGTCGATGAGCTGCTGGAGGCGCGGTTCCAGCGGTTGATGGACTATGGCAAGTTCAAGGAAGTCAGCGTCGCCTGA